The genomic segment GAGCCAAAAGGCATCGAGCTAAGCCACAAAAATTTACTTGCAAACATTAAACAAATAAGCGAACTTCTAAATTTCAAAAAAGATGACGTGATCTTAAACTCACTCCCAGTATTTCACTCATTTGGACTAACGGTCACCACGCTCATGCCACTTTGCGAGGGCGTAAAAATGGTAAGCGTACCTGATCCAACAGATGGAGCAACTATCGGTAAAATGGCGGCAAGACACAGCGCTAGCATCATCTTTGGCACCTCGACCTTCTTTAGGCTCTACACCAGAAACAAAAAGCTTCATCCGCTAATGTTTCAAAGTGCCAGAATGGTCGTAGCTGGGGCTGAGAAGCTAAAACCTGAGATAAAAGATGAGTTTAGACTCAAATTTGGCATAGAAATTTATGAAGGATATGGCGCGACTGAAACTGCGCCAGTAGCTGCTGTAAATATGCCAAATATCCTAGAAAAAGAGAGCCTAAAAGAGCTTACATTTAATAGACCTGGCAGCGTTGGTATGCCTCTGCCTGGCACCATCATCAAGATAATTGACCCAGAGACGCTTGAAGAGCTAGAAACTGGCGAGGACGGTCTCATCGTGATCGGCGGCTCGCAAGTAATGAAGGGCTATCTAAACGATGAAGCTAAAACAAATGATGTCATCACGCATATAGACGGCGTAAGATACTATAAAACTGGTGATAAAGGCCACATAGATGAAAACGGCTTTGTGTTTATCGTAGATAGGTATTCGAGATTTGCCAAGATAGGCGGCGAGATGATAAGCCTTGGAAGCGTCGAAGAAGAGCTTACAAAGGTGCTTGGAAACGACGTCGTCTTTAGCAGCGCAAACGTGTCAGATAGCAAAAAGGGCGAAGCGATCGTGCTTTTAGTAAAAAGCGGCACAGAGCCCAAAAATTTAGAGCAAATTTTAAAAGAGAGTAGCCTTGCTCCTATAATGATGCCAAGCTATATCTTCATCGTTGATGATATACCAACGCTTGCAAGCGGCAAGGTTGATTTTAAGGGCGTAAAAGCTCTAGCGGTCTCACTTTTAGCGGAGTGAGGCACCGCCCTCTTTTTTCGTGATAAAATGCGCCAAAATACTACCCAGATTGCAGTTGCGACTAATATTTGCATAAATCTTGAAATTTTTTGCAAAGAGTTTTATATAAAAATTTCTATTGCTTTTTAAATTTGGTGCAATTCGTGCGATTGTTTGCTAAATTCTACCTTTATAAAATTTTACTAGAAGATCATAAAAGATGATGCCATACAAATAGTGAACAAATGGGCTATAACGTAGAAAAAGGTAACAAAGAGCTACTAATTAAGATAAATTTTGCCCTAAATGAGCTTAGCAAGGAAGGAGCTTTAAGCGAAATTTCGCTTAAATACTTCGGCAAAGATATTTTTAAATAAGGAGAATCAATGAATTTTAAGCCCATTTTTGGCTTGATCGCAGGTGCTTTTTTAGCTTTAAATTTAAATGCTTCAACTATCAAAAAAGGCGAACTTATCGTCGCAACTGAAGGCACTTACTCACCTTACTCATTTTACGATGAAAAGGGCGAGCTAGTGGGATACGATGTAGATATCGCAAAAGCAGTAGCACAAAAGCTAAATTTAAAAGTCGAGTTTTTAACAGCTCCTTGGGATGCGATGCTAGCTGCATTTGATGCTGGTAAAGCTGATGTTGTGTTTAACCAAGTAAGTATAAACGAGGATAGAAAGAAAAAGTATGGTATGAGCGTGCCTTACACTATGCCATATCCGGTAATTGTCGTGCATAAAGATAACAACGACATCAAAAGTTTTGCTGATCTAAAAGGCAAAAAGAGTGTACACTCTGCTACTAGCAACTGGGCAGCGATAGCCGAGAAAAACGGCGCAACAGTGGTCGTAGCTGATGGCTTTAGCAAAGGCGTGGAGCTTATCATCTCAAAAAGAGCTGATGATACGATAAACGATAACGTTACATTTTTTGACTACATCAAACAACGCCCAAATGCGCCACTAAAAATCGCATACACAAGCAACGAGCCGATGCCAACAGCTGCAATCGTTAAAAAAGGCAACACCGAGCTACTAGAAGCGATAAACAAAGCGCTTGATGAACTAAAAGCCGAGGGCAAGATAAGTGAAATTTCGATGAAATATTTTGGAAAAGATATTTCAAAATAAAGGATTAAAATGAAATTTACAAATTTATTAAAAGTAGTAGCTGTGCTTGCAATGGCTCTAAATTTACAAGCAAAAACTATAAAAGACGGCGTGCTAACAGTAGCAACTGAAGGCACTTACGCTCCTTTTACATTTTATAATGATAAAAATGAGCTAGTAGGATACGATGTAGATATCGCAAGAGCAGTAGCGCAAAAGCTAAATTTAAA from the Campylobacter concisus genome contains:
- a CDS encoding transporter substrate-binding domain-containing protein, with the translated sequence MGYNVEKGNKELLIKINFALNELSKEGALSEISLKYFGKDIFK
- a CDS encoding amino acid ABC transporter substrate-binding protein, translating into MNFKPIFGLIAGAFLALNLNASTIKKGELIVATEGTYSPYSFYDEKGELVGYDVDIAKAVAQKLNLKVEFLTAPWDAMLAAFDAGKADVVFNQVSINEDRKKKYGMSVPYTMPYPVIVVHKDNNDIKSFADLKGKKSVHSATSNWAAIAEKNGATVVVADGFSKGVELIISKRADDTINDNVTFFDYIKQRPNAPLKIAYTSNEPMPTAAIVKKGNTELLEAINKALDELKAEGKISEISMKYFGKDISK